TGTGCCGATGGGTGACAAAGTTGAGCACCATCGGGTAGCCATGGGCCTTGACCGCACGGGCCATGGCCAGCTTCTGCGCGAAGGCCTTCTTCGAGCCGGCCAGCAGGTTATTCACCTCCTCGTCGGCGGCCTGGAAGCTGATCTGGATATGGTCCAGGCCGGCGTCGGCGAACTCGGCGATGCGCGCTTCGGTCAGACCGATGCCGGAGGTGATCAGGTTGGTGTAGTAACCCAGGCCACGCGCCGCTGTGATCAGCTCAGCCAGATCCTGGCGCACCAGCGGCTCGCCGCCGGAAAAGCCCAACTGCGCCGCACCCAGCTCACGGGCCTGGCGAAACACCTCGATCCACTCGGCGGTGGACAGCTCCGCGCCCTGTTGAGCGAAGTCCAGCGGGTTGGAACAGTACGGGCATTGCAGCGGGCAGCGGTAGGTCAACTCGGCCAGCAGCCACAACGGCTGGCCGATTTGCACACCCGGCTTAGCGAAGCTCGATCCAGAACTGTGCATGGGCCACCTCGATAAAGGCCAGGATGTCTTCGTCGATGCCCGGCACATCGGGGAAACGCTGCTGCAGGTTGGCGATGATCTCCCCCACCGAGCGCGTGCCGTCGACCTGCTGGAGAATCTCGCCGGCACTGTCGTTGAGTTTGATCATGCCCTCCGGGTAAAGCAGTACATGGCAGTCCTGAGCGGGCTCGAATTG
The genomic region above belongs to Pseudomonas sp. GOM7 and contains:
- the pqqD gene encoding pyrroloquinoline quinone biosynthesis peptide chaperone PqqD, whose amino-acid sequence is MTANLLPSVPAIRRGFRLQFEPAQDCHVLLYPEGMIKLNDSAGEILQQVDGTRSVGEIIANLQQRFPDVPGIDEDILAFIEVAHAQFWIELR